In a single window of the Bacillota bacterium genome:
- a CDS encoding CYTH domain-containing protein produces MTLRIREYVDKYELTLKIKDPRKSNPNIVVSKEYNWEIGVNDFNIIMRSGNNIVSIVHGIRNILPGEFQNLYINYIGMLKTYRIKFKQIEKLPVINLDEDKYFDITDYELEWELDNIDDVGAGAANEWLASKGVFIASEEANNSKYYRFIQRLRNT; encoded by the coding sequence ATTACATTAAGAATAAGGGAATATGTTGACAAATATGAGCTTACATTAAAAATTAAAGATCCACGTAAATCTAATCCTAATATTGTTGTATCTAAAGAATATAACTGGGAGATAGGAGTAAACGATTTTAATATTATTATGCGCTCAGGCAATAATATTGTTTCTATAGTCCATGGCATTAGAAATATACTTCCTGGGGAATTCCAAAATTTATATATAAATTATATTGGCATGTTAAAAACTTATCGCATAAAATTCAAGCAAATAGAGAAGTTACCTGTAATAAATCTGGATGAGGACAAGTATTTTGATATAACTGATTACGAACTTGAATGGGAACTGGATAATATTGATGATGTTGGTGCTGGTGCTGCGAATGAATGGTTGGCTTCAAAAGGGGTGTTTATTGCATCAGAAGAAGCGAATAATTCAAAATATTATCGATTTATTCAAAGGCTCCGTAACACTTAG